The Lysobacter enzymogenes genome window below encodes:
- a CDS encoding MvdC/MvdD family ATP grasp protein — translation MTTLIVSDPWDIHARSVAWALENEGERVHVWYTHDYPQKHGVSLRTGGGTDSISLHCLRHDRDFDTADIDAVWLRRWYQPEASPQLHPADIRFAQLESTEFVRATINLLDAQRERFWINPVQAKAVADRKAVQLHHAAAAGLDTPPTLISNDPAAIRAFYREHGGRAIYKPITAASWVGEDKLWGTFTTPLTDELLREDAALSNAPGIYQPLLDKAYELRVTVMGHTVIAARLHSQREGEYLTDWRANDFDERMGCERYALPEDVQARCLQVMARLGLVFGCIDIVVTRDGRYVFLEVNEMGQFMWLEAINPGLQLLDCAVDFIRSRDPRFVYGWREPAYRYRDYWESRGERGEAEPDAQRHVPLPKVYQMRE, via the coding sequence ATGACGACATTGATTGTCTCCGACCCCTGGGACATCCACGCCCGCTCGGTGGCCTGGGCGCTGGAGAACGAAGGCGAGCGCGTGCATGTCTGGTACACCCACGACTATCCGCAGAAACACGGGGTCAGCCTGCGCACCGGCGGCGGCACGGATTCGATCTCGCTGCATTGCCTGCGCCACGACCGCGATTTCGATACCGCCGACATCGATGCGGTGTGGCTGCGCCGCTGGTACCAGCCCGAAGCCTCGCCGCAGCTGCACCCGGCCGACATCCGCTTCGCCCAGTTGGAATCCACCGAGTTCGTGCGCGCGACGATCAACCTGCTCGACGCCCAGCGCGAGCGCTTCTGGATCAACCCGGTGCAGGCCAAGGCCGTGGCCGACCGCAAGGCGGTGCAGTTGCACCACGCCGCCGCGGCCGGCCTGGACACGCCGCCGACCTTGATTTCCAACGACCCCGCGGCGATCCGCGCGTTCTACCGCGAGCACGGCGGCCGCGCGATCTACAAGCCGATCACCGCCGCGTCCTGGGTCGGCGAGGACAAGCTCTGGGGCACCTTCACCACCCCGCTGACCGACGAGCTGCTGCGCGAAGACGCGGCGCTGTCGAACGCGCCGGGCATCTATCAGCCGCTGCTGGACAAGGCCTACGAACTGCGGGTGACGGTGATGGGCCATACCGTGATCGCCGCGCGCCTGCATTCCCAGCGCGAGGGCGAATACCTCACCGACTGGCGCGCCAACGACTTCGACGAACGCATGGGCTGCGAGCGCTACGCCCTGCCCGAAGACGTGCAGGCGCGCTGCCTGCAGGTCATGGCCCGGCTCGGGCTGGTGTTCGGCTGCATCGACATCGTGGTCACCCGCGACGGCCGCTACGTGTTCCTGGAAGTCAACGAGATGGGCCAGTTCATGTGGCTGGAGGCGATCAACCCCGGCCTGCAGTTGCTCGACTGCGCCGTCGACTTCATCCGCAGCCGCGATCCGCGCTTCGTCTACGGCTGGCGCGAGCCGGCCTACCGCTATCGCGACTATTGGGAATCGCGCGGCGAGCGCGGCGAAGCCGAGCCCGACGCGCAGCGCCACGTGCCGTTGCCGAAGGTGTACCAGATGCGCGAATGA
- the uvrB gene encoding excinuclease ABC subunit UvrB: MDDTPQSSGFRLVAPYEPAGDQPQAIERLIAGFDSGVAHQTLLGVTGSGKTYTIANVVQRVQKPTLVMAPNKTLAAQLYGEFKAFFPHNAVEYFVSYYDYYQPEAYVPSSDTFIEKDSSVNEHIEQMRLSATKALLERRDALIVCTVSAIYGLGDPNEYFRMVLHMVRGERIDQRELIRRLTEMQYTRNDTELRRATYRVRGEVIDVHPAESDAQALRIELFDGEIENLTIFDPLTGESLEKVPRYTIYPGSHYVTTRRTVLDAIETIKAELRERLEYLYANNKLVEAQRLAQRTQFDLEMLAEVGYCNGIENYSRHLSGHMPGEPPPCLFDYLPPDALLVVDESHVTIPQIGAMYKGDRSRKETLVEFGFRMPSALDNRPLRFEEWEGRSPRAIFVSATPGPYELRKSEGEITELVVRPTGLVDPQVEIRPVATQVDDVLGEIRERVAMGDRVLITTLTKRMSENLTEYLGEHGVKVRYLHSDVDTVERVEIIRDLRLGKFDVLVGINLLREGLDMPEVSLVAILDADKEGFLRSAGSLIQTIGRAARNLRGKAILYADRITNSMQKAIDETDRRRQKQVEHNLEHGIVPKSVAKAVVDIMEGARVDPEALKARGKARRIAEEQAEYAALSPSQFAARIKQLEQQMYQHARDLEFEQAAAVRDQLRQLKDAGFGA, translated from the coding sequence ATGGACGACACCCCCCAGTCCTCCGGATTCCGCCTGGTGGCGCCGTACGAGCCGGCCGGCGACCAGCCGCAGGCGATCGAGCGGTTGATCGCGGGTTTCGACAGCGGCGTGGCTCACCAGACCCTGCTCGGCGTGACCGGCTCGGGCAAGACCTACACCATCGCCAACGTGGTCCAGCGGGTGCAGAAGCCGACCCTGGTGATGGCGCCGAACAAGACCCTGGCGGCGCAGCTGTACGGCGAGTTCAAGGCGTTCTTCCCGCACAACGCGGTCGAGTACTTCGTCAGCTACTACGACTACTACCAGCCCGAAGCCTACGTTCCGTCCAGCGACACCTTCATCGAGAAGGACAGCTCGGTCAACGAACACATCGAGCAGATGCGGCTGTCGGCGACCAAGGCCCTGCTCGAACGCCGCGACGCGCTGATCGTGTGCACCGTCTCGGCGATCTACGGCCTCGGCGACCCGAACGAATACTTCCGCATGGTCCTGCACATGGTGCGCGGCGAGCGCATCGACCAGCGCGAGCTGATCCGCCGCCTGACCGAGATGCAGTACACCCGCAACGACACCGAGCTGCGCCGCGCCACCTACCGCGTGCGCGGCGAGGTCATCGACGTGCATCCGGCCGAAAGCGACGCCCAGGCGCTGCGGATCGAGCTGTTCGACGGCGAGATCGAGAACCTGACGATCTTCGACCCGCTGACCGGCGAAAGCCTGGAGAAGGTGCCGCGCTACACGATCTACCCGGGCTCGCACTACGTCACCACCCGCCGCACCGTGCTCGACGCGATCGAGACGATCAAGGCCGAGCTGCGCGAGCGCCTGGAATACCTGTACGCCAACAACAAGCTGGTCGAGGCGCAGCGGCTGGCCCAGCGCACCCAGTTCGACCTGGAGATGCTGGCCGAGGTCGGCTACTGCAACGGCATCGAGAACTACTCGCGCCACCTCAGCGGGCACATGCCCGGCGAGCCGCCGCCGTGCCTGTTCGACTACCTGCCGCCCGACGCTTTGCTGGTGGTCGACGAATCGCACGTGACCATTCCGCAGATCGGCGCGATGTACAAGGGCGACCGCTCGCGCAAGGAAACCCTGGTCGAGTTCGGCTTCCGCATGCCTTCGGCGCTGGACAACCGGCCGCTGCGTTTCGAGGAGTGGGAAGGGCGCTCGCCGCGCGCGATCTTCGTCTCGGCTACGCCGGGCCCGTACGAGTTGCGCAAGTCCGAAGGCGAGATCACCGAACTGGTGGTGCGCCCGACCGGCCTGGTCGACCCGCAGGTCGAGATCCGCCCGGTCGCGACCCAGGTCGACGACGTGCTCGGCGAGATCCGCGAGCGCGTGGCGATGGGCGACCGCGTGCTGATCACCACCCTGACCAAGCGCATGTCCGAAAACCTCACCGAATACCTCGGCGAGCACGGGGTCAAGGTGCGCTACCTGCACTCGGACGTGGACACGGTCGAGCGCGTGGAGATCATCCGCGACCTGCGCCTGGGCAAGTTCGACGTGCTGGTCGGCATCAACCTGCTGCGCGAGGGCCTGGATATGCCCGAGGTGTCGCTGGTGGCGATCCTCGACGCCGACAAGGAAGGCTTCCTGCGTTCGGCCGGTTCGCTGATCCAGACCATCGGCCGCGCCGCGCGCAACCTGCGCGGCAAGGCGATCCTCTACGCCGACCGCATCACCAACTCGATGCAGAAGGCGATCGACGAAACCGACCGGCGCCGGCAGAAGCAGGTCGAGCACAACCTCGAGCACGGCATCGTGCCCAAGTCGGTCGCCAAGGCCGTGGTCGACATCATGGAAGGCGCGCGGGTCGATCCCGAAGCGCTCAAGGCGCGCGGCAAGGCGCGCCGCATCGCCGAGGAGCAGGCCGAGTACGCCGCGCTGTCGCCGAGCCAGTTCGCCGCGCGGATCAAGCAGCTCGAACAGCAGATGTACCAGCACGCGCGCGACCTGGAATTCGAGCAGGCCGCGGCGGTGCGCGATCAGTTGCGGCAGCTCAAGGACGCGGGTTTCGGGGCCTGA
- a CDS encoding type IV pilin protein, translated as MKQQRTEATARAQRGFTLIELMIAVAVVGILIGIAVPTYQDSVRKSRRAQAKADLTEVAQAMERYYTVNNSYAGASMATIWGNPAQSPRGSDSPRYNLSFQAAPGSNGFVVQAVPISGTGQERDKCGTMTLSNTGTKTPNTAGTKDCWNLN; from the coding sequence ATGAAGCAACAACGGACCGAAGCCACGGCCCGAGCACAGCGGGGCTTCACCTTGATCGAGCTGATGATCGCGGTGGCGGTGGTCGGCATCCTGATCGGCATCGCGGTGCCGACCTATCAGGACAGCGTGCGCAAGAGCCGCCGCGCCCAGGCCAAGGCGGACCTGACCGAGGTCGCGCAGGCGATGGAGCGGTACTACACGGTCAACAACAGCTATGCCGGCGCCAGCATGGCCACGATCTGGGGCAATCCGGCGCAGTCGCCGCGCGGCAGCGATTCGCCGCGCTACAACCTGTCTTTCCAGGCCGCTCCGGGCAGCAACGGGTTCGTCGTTCAGGCCGTGCCGATCAGCGGCACCGGCCAGGAGCGCGACAAGTGCGGGACGATGACCCTGAGCAACACCGGGACCAAGACGCCGAACACGGCCGGAACCAAGGACTGCTGGAACCTGAACTGA
- a CDS encoding pilus assembly protein yields the protein MTTSPRAYLAIPLALAVAGAGYWYYNANAIQAGGALAQAPLNSSVTIPPAFVMAVDDSGSMTFQTLFPGQDGAAYWDYASRGTNGFFTGTGASARLRVSADITSGNNGDIGPFHHTIPSNGYRIDTGRLAIPPIDNFGFARSPQYNPAYFDPNVEYSPWKRPDPLGTNAIVDYPLADTTATRVNPDNTTPTIALFTNWRTTGGGEAFDVPQGTTLPNGTVYYLNNNCGGLAGNGNWTQLNSDRELNARCAVFIQYYPATFYLRSATAGSAFGYTATPVLARNACGSGCDLYRYEIKSGNYAPGKYAAAAQNFANWFSFYGNRNRALKAAMTIALETTEQMRVGMFTINSGGGSYNYGDVTMRDMSVAADKATFYRDQLLRVGASGGTPNRYAVEHIGKQFTRTDSGAPVKLACQINAGMLFTDGYSNQGGPTIGSQDADMPAPLADGFPDTMADIAAKYYKMNLRADLPPNKVPVPDACKTTPDDPKLDCRNSPHMNFYGVTLGAKGNIYGQTYDPITNTPDPYGGWQPPWIALQNDQPSTVDEIWHATMNSRGKFINATTPAEITSAMKAILASVGGGQTPSGTLGITGARVGDNTFSVSPDYTSANNGTDWFSHLTATKGSKSGNTIVFTTAWEASQKLPVASARNIRFAKAADGSVRPTLADFNAAAIGGSDAQILAALCSDALQNCAGKFNRITGGVTGTEAVAYLRGDPSLETTKLRKRTTRLGDIVNSSPIVSARGDDYGYAYLRGADGVSLDPLNYANYLKTKADSLRAPYVYVGANDGMFHAFNGDSGEEAFAFIPSTSLGHMGNLLFPYRASDRNDQVFQHRYYVDGLVTVSDYYDSAWSTAVVAASGAGGRSVFSMDVGTAGNFRLLWELSDRSGDANGAKDIGNVLGKIAIVPVKDAAGVVRWKAIFGNGYDSVNGKAVLFVVDVATGAVTRITAQETTGTLPTRTKNGLGNVIVTDQYQGTTNDKARDGYADTVYGGDLNGAVWKFDLRSNTVALGGQPLFIARYNDNYALRQPILGGFEAVASGNDVMLLFGTGSFSFVEDPTDRAMQSFYGIIDRGVSVTGRSQLQMQYAYEDKTATGAILRQTTKVRLDAAKMGWYINMGVDQNGNGNPIATGERFVGFPRVQNGTIFFTTYDPSNTDSCATTGANWLYGLTALSGASNLSAGRLDSPTGEQLGNDTGAIKTTGGGGGGGGPNKEVGVFTTGGGNILSAGATKEEIEAAMAARCSVVVQTAGARPVYLPRPCGRQSWRQIR from the coding sequence ATGACGACCTCTCCTCGCGCGTACCTCGCGATCCCGCTGGCGCTGGCCGTGGCCGGCGCCGGCTACTGGTACTACAACGCCAACGCCATCCAGGCCGGCGGCGCGCTGGCGCAGGCGCCGTTGAATTCCTCGGTCACCATTCCGCCCGCGTTCGTGATGGCGGTGGACGACTCGGGTTCGATGACGTTCCAGACCCTGTTCCCCGGGCAGGACGGCGCGGCCTACTGGGATTACGCCTCGCGCGGGACCAACGGTTTCTTCACCGGCACCGGCGCCAGCGCGCGCCTGCGGGTGAGCGCCGACATCACCAGCGGCAACAACGGCGATATCGGTCCGTTCCACCACACGATCCCGTCGAACGGTTACCGCATCGACACCGGCCGTCTGGCGATCCCGCCGATCGACAATTTCGGCTTCGCGCGTTCGCCGCAGTACAACCCGGCTTACTTCGACCCGAACGTCGAATACTCGCCGTGGAAGCGTCCCGATCCTCTCGGCACCAATGCGATCGTGGACTATCCGCTGGCCGACACGACGGCGACGCGGGTCAATCCCGACAACACCACGCCGACGATCGCGCTGTTCACCAACTGGCGCACCACCGGCGGCGGCGAGGCCTTCGACGTACCCCAGGGCACGACCTTGCCGAACGGCACGGTGTATTACCTCAACAACAACTGCGGCGGCCTCGCCGGCAACGGCAACTGGACCCAGCTCAACTCGGACCGCGAATTGAACGCCCGTTGCGCGGTGTTCATCCAGTACTACCCCGCCACCTTCTATCTCAGGTCGGCCACCGCCGGCAGCGCGTTCGGTTACACCGCTACGCCGGTGCTGGCCAGAAACGCCTGCGGCAGCGGCTGCGACCTGTATCGCTACGAGATCAAATCGGGCAACTACGCCCCCGGCAAGTACGCCGCGGCGGCGCAGAATTTCGCCAACTGGTTCAGCTTCTACGGCAACCGCAACCGCGCGCTCAAGGCGGCGATGACCATCGCCCTGGAAACCACCGAGCAGATGCGGGTGGGCATGTTCACCATCAACAGCGGCGGCGGCAGCTACAACTACGGCGACGTCACCATGCGCGACATGTCGGTGGCGGCGGACAAGGCCACTTTCTATCGCGACCAGTTGCTCAGGGTCGGCGCCAGCGGCGGCACGCCGAACCGCTACGCGGTCGAGCACATCGGCAAGCAGTTCACCCGCACCGACTCCGGCGCGCCGGTCAAGCTGGCCTGCCAGATCAACGCCGGCATGTTGTTCACCGACGGCTACAGCAACCAGGGCGGTCCGACCATCGGTTCGCAGGACGCCGACATGCCGGCGCCGCTGGCCGATGGCTTCCCCGACACCATGGCCGACATCGCGGCCAAGTACTACAAGATGAACCTGCGCGCGGACCTGCCGCCGAACAAGGTGCCGGTACCGGACGCGTGCAAGACCACGCCGGACGATCCCAAGCTGGACTGCCGCAACAGCCCGCACATGAACTTCTACGGCGTCACGCTCGGCGCCAAGGGCAACATCTACGGCCAGACCTACGACCCGATCACCAACACGCCCGATCCGTACGGCGGTTGGCAGCCGCCGTGGATCGCATTGCAGAACGATCAGCCGAGCACGGTCGATGAAATCTGGCACGCGACGATGAATTCGCGCGGCAAGTTCATCAACGCCACCACGCCGGCGGAGATCACCTCGGCGATGAAGGCGATCCTGGCCTCGGTCGGCGGCGGCCAGACGCCGTCGGGCACGCTCGGCATCACCGGCGCGCGCGTCGGCGACAACACCTTCTCGGTGTCGCCCGATTACACCTCGGCGAACAACGGCACCGACTGGTTCAGCCACCTGACCGCGACCAAGGGCAGCAAGTCCGGCAACACGATCGTGTTCACCACGGCGTGGGAAGCGTCGCAGAAGCTGCCGGTGGCGTCGGCGCGCAACATCCGCTTCGCCAAGGCCGCCGACGGCTCGGTGCGTCCGACCCTGGCGGACTTCAACGCCGCGGCGATCGGCGGCAGCGACGCCCAGATCCTGGCCGCCCTGTGCAGCGACGCGCTGCAGAACTGCGCCGGCAAGTTCAACCGCATCACCGGCGGCGTGACCGGCACCGAAGCGGTGGCGTACCTGCGCGGCGACCCGAGCCTGGAGACCACCAAGCTGCGCAAGCGCACCACGCGCCTGGGCGACATCGTCAATTCTTCGCCGATCGTGTCCGCACGCGGCGACGACTATGGCTACGCGTACCTGCGCGGCGCCGACGGCGTGTCGCTGGATCCGCTGAACTACGCCAACTACCTCAAGACCAAGGCCGACAGCCTGCGCGCGCCGTACGTCTACGTCGGCGCCAACGACGGCATGTTCCACGCCTTCAACGGCGACAGCGGCGAGGAAGCCTTCGCCTTCATTCCGAGCACCTCGCTCGGGCACATGGGCAACCTGCTGTTCCCGTACCGCGCGAGCGACCGCAACGACCAGGTGTTCCAGCACCGTTATTACGTCGACGGTCTGGTCACGGTTTCGGATTACTACGACAGCGCCTGGAGCACCGCGGTCGTCGCCGCGTCGGGCGCCGGCGGCCGCAGCGTGTTCTCGATGGACGTCGGCACGGCCGGCAACTTCCGCTTGCTGTGGGAGCTCAGCGACAGGTCCGGCGACGCCAACGGCGCCAAGGACATCGGCAACGTGCTCGGCAAGATCGCCATCGTTCCGGTCAAGGACGCCGCCGGCGTCGTGCGCTGGAAGGCGATCTTCGGCAACGGCTACGACAGCGTGAACGGCAAGGCCGTGCTGTTCGTGGTCGACGTGGCCACCGGCGCGGTGACCCGCATCACCGCCCAGGAGACCACCGGCACCCTGCCGACCCGGACCAAGAACGGCCTGGGCAACGTGATCGTGACCGACCAGTACCAGGGCACCACCAACGACAAGGCGCGCGACGGCTACGCCGACACCGTCTATGGCGGCGACCTCAACGGCGCGGTGTGGAAGTTCGACCTGCGCAGCAACACCGTGGCCTTGGGCGGCCAGCCGCTGTTCATCGCTCGCTACAACGACAACTACGCGCTGCGCCAGCCGATCCTCGGCGGTTTCGAGGCGGTCGCCAGCGGCAACGACGTGATGCTGCTGTTCGGCACCGGCAGCTTCTCCTTCGTCGAGGACCCGACCGATCGGGCGATGCAGAGCTTCTACGGCATCATCGACCGCGGCGTGAGCGTGACGGGCCGCAGCCAGTTGCAGATGCAGTACGCCTATGAGGACAAAACCGCGACCGGCGCGATCCTGCGCCAGACCACCAAGGTGCGGCTCGACGCGGCCAAGATGGGCTGGTACATCAACATGGGCGTGGACCAGAACGGCAACGGCAATCCGATCGCGACCGGCGAACGCTTCGTCGGCTTCCCGCGGGTCCAGAACGGCACCATCTTCTTCACCACCTACGATCCGAGCAACACCGACAGCTGCGCCACCACCGGCGCCAACTGGTTGTACGGCCTGACCGCGCTCAGCGGCGCGTCGAACTTGTCCGCCGGACGCCTGGACTCGCCGACCGGCGAGCAGTTGGGCAACGACACCGGTGCGATCAAGACCACCGGCGGCGGCGGCGGTGGGGGCGGGCCGAACAAGGAAGTCGGCGTGTTCACCACCGGTGGCGGCAACATTCTCAGCGCTGGCGCGACCAAGGAGGAGATCGAGGCGGCGATGGCGGCCCGGTGCTCGGTGGTGGTGCAGACCGCGGGAGCCAGGCCGGTGTACCTGCCGCGACCGTGCGGCCGCCAGTCCTGGCGCCAGATCCGATAA
- a CDS encoding pilus assembly PilX family protein, with the protein MNHVRFRRIPRTAPRSQRGAVLYVALMMLVLLALIGVAAMQVTGLQERMTSSYRSTNLAFQNAEGRARGKEDSLKKQVESGGAKALQVDEGFCTSGFDPTAWARQLKYANPLPAKLDYTRRIDQCVSGNSSLGLGTAPVNENTNLIFQVTAYAIDRGTNPSSDAVIDTIFVP; encoded by the coding sequence ATGAATCACGTCCGATTCCGCCGAATTCCCCGTACCGCCCCGCGTTCGCAACGCGGCGCCGTGCTCTACGTCGCGCTGATGATGTTGGTGCTGCTGGCCTTGATCGGCGTGGCCGCGATGCAGGTCACCGGCCTGCAGGAACGCATGACCTCCAGCTACCGCTCGACCAATCTGGCGTTCCAGAACGCAGAAGGCCGTGCGCGCGGCAAGGAAGACAGCCTGAAGAAGCAGGTGGAAAGCGGCGGCGCGAAGGCGCTGCAGGTCGACGAGGGCTTTTGCACCAGCGGCTTCGATCCGACCGCCTGGGCCAGGCAGCTCAAGTACGCCAATCCGCTGCCGGCCAAACTCGACTACACCCGCCGCATCGACCAGTGCGTGTCCGGCAACTCGAGCCTCGGCCTGGGTACCGCGCCGGTCAACGAGAACACCAACCTGATCTTCCAGGTCACCGCATACGCCATCGATCGCGGGACGAACCCGAGTTCGGACGCGGTCATCGACACCATCTTCGTACCTTGA
- a CDS encoding PilW family protein, whose translation MSRRLQAGLSLIELMVALLLSLLLILGLVQIFSASRASYLMAQGLARAQETSRFAIDALQHDTRMAGHFGCVSDQAHFIAGEGLFGELFLSNRLDYTSMPASREPLRFDFSVRGFEARGTAPTDTLNLSAAPVVGNAGDWVPAVPNELFNRLNPKPVRGSDLMVLRFLSADSAQVNGFTTGAAGVIRVAATEWAALIRDTPTAGVFGIADCRSAVMFQATAVGASDGTSVPISVTASGVNQLAFDGSDTFASGQARVYRAESFVYYVGLRPANVNDPNGPQPTLYRARFNVPVGGNAVQLVDGTSEEIVEGVENMQLLFGQDMITDLSQRPSGIINGFQTAATLNPANDSAGGWRRVGGVQVGLLIRSADPASTEPRNLAPRSLGTTLTLAQDKRYRAVYESNIALRNRLFGN comes from the coding sequence GTGAGCCGTCGACTGCAAGCGGGTTTGTCGCTGATCGAGCTGATGGTGGCGCTGCTGCTGAGCTTGTTGCTGATCCTGGGGCTGGTGCAGATCTTCTCGGCTTCCCGCGCGTCCTATCTGATGGCCCAGGGCCTGGCGCGCGCGCAGGAAACCTCGCGCTTCGCCATCGACGCGTTGCAGCACGACACGCGCATGGCCGGCCATTTCGGTTGCGTGTCCGACCAGGCGCACTTCATCGCCGGCGAGGGGCTGTTCGGCGAACTGTTCCTGTCCAACCGCCTGGACTACACCAGCATGCCCGCCAGCCGCGAGCCCTTGCGCTTCGATTTCTCGGTGCGCGGATTCGAAGCGCGCGGCACCGCTCCGACCGATACGCTGAACCTGAGCGCCGCGCCGGTGGTGGGCAACGCAGGCGACTGGGTGCCGGCGGTGCCGAACGAATTGTTCAACCGGCTCAATCCGAAGCCGGTGCGCGGCAGCGATCTGATGGTGCTGCGCTTCCTTTCGGCCGACAGCGCCCAGGTCAACGGCTTCACCACCGGTGCCGCCGGCGTGATCCGGGTCGCGGCGACCGAATGGGCCGCGCTGATCAGGGACACGCCCACCGCCGGCGTGTTCGGCATCGCCGATTGCCGTTCGGCGGTGATGTTCCAGGCCACCGCGGTCGGCGCATCCGACGGCACCTCGGTGCCGATCTCGGTCACCGCCAGCGGCGTCAACCAACTCGCGTTCGACGGCTCGGACACCTTCGCCTCCGGCCAGGCGCGGGTGTATCGCGCAGAGAGCTTCGTCTACTACGTCGGCCTGCGTCCGGCCAACGTCAACGACCCCAACGGCCCGCAGCCGACCTTGTATCGCGCGCGTTTCAACGTCCCGGTGGGCGGCAACGCGGTGCAGCTGGTCGACGGTACGTCCGAGGAGATCGTCGAGGGCGTGGAGAACATGCAGTTGCTGTTCGGGCAGGACATGATCACCGACCTGAGCCAGCGGCCCAGCGGCATCATCAACGGATTCCAGACCGCGGCGACCTTGAATCCGGCCAACGACAGCGCCGGCGGTTGGCGCCGCGTCGGCGGCGTCCAGGTCGGATTGCTGATCCGCAGCGCCGACCCCGCTTCGACCGAGCCGCGCAACCTCGCGCCGCGTTCGCTCGGCACCACGCTCACTCTGGCGCAGGACAAGCGCTATCGCGCGGTGTACGAATCCAACATCGCCCTGCGCAACCGGCTGTTCGGGAACTGA
- the pilV gene encoding type IV pilus modification protein PilV, protein MNARVLRRGAVRRPRSQRGLSLIEVLISVLVLGMGLLGLAMLQTTNLRLAQSSNQRTIATNLGSDLLDDIRSNRLLAAQYGGTYLAKDSAQGANCSQLNTLTPAQRKDAYKCRLREALGENAVTRVTVRADNTIRIEVEWSDEKRWNPDAAVTNFWMESAL, encoded by the coding sequence GTGAACGCTCGCGTCCTGCGTCGCGGCGCCGTGCGCCGCCCGCGTTCCCAACGCGGCCTGAGCCTGATCGAAGTGCTGATCAGCGTGTTGGTCCTCGGCATGGGCCTGCTCGGCCTGGCGATGTTGCAGACCACCAACCTGCGCCTGGCGCAGAGCAGCAACCAGCGCACCATCGCCACCAATCTCGGCAGCGATCTGCTCGACGACATTCGTTCCAATCGCCTGCTCGCCGCGCAGTACGGCGGCACTTACTTGGCCAAGGACTCGGCGCAGGGCGCCAACTGCTCCCAACTCAACACGCTCACTCCGGCCCAGCGCAAGGACGCTTACAAGTGCCGGCTGCGCGAAGCGCTCGGCGAGAACGCGGTCACGCGGGTGACGGTGCGCGCCGACAACACGATCCGGATCGAGGTCGAGTGGAGCGACGAGAAGCGTTGGAACCCCGACGCGGCCGTCACCAATTTCTGGATGGAGAGCGCGCTGTGA
- a CDS encoding GspH/FimT family pseudopilin, whose translation MARRSSAGFTLIELLVTLGIGAILLALALPSFTEAIRSNRVSGAANQLMATVNFARAEALRSKSTAHICPKQPSAELCGNNWANGMLVWTDENGNGTIQEASEVKRVIEPQDGIVMDFGSLTEMVFNDRGGTDRRAVYNFNLQASVCKPNAQTRRVFSVNAIGRVIMTRETCQ comes from the coding sequence ATGGCCAGGCGGAGCTCTGCCGGTTTCACTCTGATCGAGCTGCTGGTGACCCTCGGGATCGGCGCGATCCTGCTGGCGTTGGCGTTGCCGTCGTTCACCGAGGCGATTCGTTCCAACCGGGTCAGCGGCGCGGCCAATCAATTGATGGCGACGGTCAACTTCGCCCGCGCCGAAGCGCTGCGCAGCAAGAGCACCGCGCACATCTGTCCCAAGCAGCCGTCCGCAGAGCTCTGCGGCAACAACTGGGCCAACGGCATGCTGGTGTGGACCGACGAGAACGGCAACGGCACGATCCAGGAAGCCTCCGAGGTCAAGCGCGTCATCGAGCCGCAGGACGGCATCGTGATGGATTTCGGCAGCCTGACCGAGATGGTGTTCAACGATCGCGGCGGCACCGATCGCCGCGCGGTCTACAACTTCAACCTGCAGGCTTCGGTCTGCAAGCCCAACGCGCAGACCCGCCGGGTGTTCTCGGTCAACGCCATCGGCCGCGTGATCATGACCCGGGAGACCTGCCAGTGA
- a CDS encoding GspH/FimT family protein — translation MRIKQLDGYEFFAAFLLVNLLSLLVSPAPRASFDGSPLRSFSQGLGSLYAQAAGHAASNGVPVQLCPVRWIYFDCDDRGDWSRGLMGFIDANHSRQLNYGEEVLRRHLPLPSHLRLRALGRPRPIRFQPGSGRVDRDVPLLLCDLDGTPRGWVLRYRDGRGFAARVAEAAELAQCRADE, via the coding sequence ATGCGAATCAAGCAGTTGGACGGTTACGAGTTCTTCGCCGCGTTCTTGCTGGTGAATCTGTTGAGCCTGTTGGTGAGCCCGGCGCCCAGGGCCAGTTTCGACGGGTCGCCGCTGCGGTCGTTCTCGCAAGGGCTGGGCAGCCTGTACGCCCAGGCCGCCGGCCATGCCGCGAGCAACGGCGTGCCGGTGCAGCTGTGCCCGGTGCGCTGGATCTACTTCGATTGCGACGACCGCGGCGACTGGAGCCGCGGCCTGATGGGCTTCATCGACGCCAACCACAGCCGCCAGCTCAACTACGGCGAGGAAGTGCTGCGCCGCCACCTGCCCCTGCCCTCGCACCTGCGCCTGCGCGCGCTCGGCCGGCCGCGGCCGATCCGCTTCCAGCCCGGCAGCGGCCGGGTCGACCGCGACGTGCCGCTGCTGCTGTGCGACCTGGACGGGACGCCGCGCGGCTGGGTGTTGCGCTATCGCGACGGGCGCGGGTTCGCGGCGCGCGTCGCGGAGGCGGCGGAGCTCGCGCAATGCCGCGCCGACGAGTGA